The Corallococcus caeni genomic interval CGGCAGCGGCCAGCAGTCCACGCCAGGAGCCCCCGACGCGCTCCCCAAGCAGGCCGGCAGCACGTCTCGCGTGTTGTAGAAGTGGACGACGGACTCCAGGCTCTTGAAGGAGCCGTTGTGCATATAGGCCTTGGTGAAGGCAGGGAACGGGCGCTTGTCCACGTTGCGCAGGGTGGGGACCTTGACCTTGCCCAGGTTGACGCGCGCGAACGGCGCGTAGTCCTGGCGCGTCTGGAGGAAGCCTCCCAGGCCGGGGTCGATCCAGAAGGGGCCGTCCGGGTTGAACTGGAGCTGCCAGTACCAGGGATTGAGCAGGTTGCGCGGCACGCCCAGGTTTTCGAAGGTGTAGTCGGTGAAGAGCGGCGGCTCACCGCCGGGGCCACGCTGGCTGGGGTGGCACCTGTCACAGTGGGCCTTGCCCTCGAAGAGCTCCCGGCCCCACCGCTCCTGGGGTGAGAGCCGCGCGCGGCCCGCGAGGAAGGCGTCGTACTTCGAGGAGAAGGCGTTCACCTCGCGAGAGGCCTCATACGAGGCGATGGACCTCGCGATGTCGTCATACGCGCGCGGCACGTCGCCGCAGATGTTGGCGCCCCAGACCGCGCGGAAGAGATCGCCGTACGGGCCTCCGCAGACCTTGGCCACGACGGCGGCCTCGCTGGGGTTGTTCTGCTCCACGGGGTTGAGGAAGGGGCCCTGCGCCTGATCCGCCGCGGGGTTGCCCAGCTCCTCGCCGGTGGCGCGGCCGTCCCAGAAGTTGCCGCCCACGAACGTGGCTTCACCGGGGGCCGTCCGGTGGAGGATGGGCGCCTGGGTGGCGTAGGCGGACGAGGGCGGCTTGCGGTTGCCGAAGCGCCCCCGCACGGCGCCTTCGTACACGGAGCCCGTGAGGTTGATGAGCAGGCTGGGGCCCGTCCAGCCCACCTCGGGGCCGTGACAGACGGCACACGCCTGGCCCATGGGCTCGGAGAGCCGGCGGTCGAAGAAGAGCAGCTTGCCGAGCCGCTCCACGGGCTTGAGCCCATTGGGCGCCGACGTGGCCTCCTCGCGCAACGTGGCCTCGAAGATGGCCGAGGCCTGGACGGCCTCCGGCGTCTCCTGTGCCTTCGCGTCACCGGCGTCCCCAGCCACGAGCGGCTTCGATGGCAGCGTCCCAGGTGCCGGAGCGACCTCGCACGCCAGCGCCCCGCCCAGCGTCAGCAGAAGAGACAACCTGCACCATGACCGTGACCCATGCATGTCCAGCACCTCGGTTTGGGAGCGGCGGCCAGGGTGCTGTCTCGACCAGGCCCCGGCCATGGGCCGGGAGCGCGATCGTGTGTTGCATTCCGCGGAGCGGATGGTCCACCGGGATGGGGAAGCCGCCTGGCTCAGGGGGTATAGAGCTCGGAGGAGGTGGAGGTGTAGTTCCCGCCCACGGCGAGCACCTTGCCGTCGGGCAGCAGCGTCGCCGTGAATTCCCCAGGGGAGCGGGGCTCGATCATTGATCCGGTCGTGCTCCAGGTCCCCGAAGCCGGGTCGTACCGCTCCGCCGTGGTCAGGGTGCCGCCCTGAGCGGAGCCCGTGACGAGCACCGTGCCGTCGAGCAGCAGCGTCATCGGGCCGCCGAGGGGCTCGACCGGAGAGCCCGTGAGGCTCCAGGTGCCCGTGGTGGGCGAGTACAACTGCGCTGCCGTCCCCTCCACGACGAGCACCTTGCCGTCAGGCAGCAGCGCGGCCCATTCGCTGGCCGGCGCGACCAGGGAGCCCGTGAGACTCCACGTCCCCGAAGCCGGGTCGTACAGCTCCACCGTGGCGAGGGGGCCGTCCAGGTTGCGTCCCCCCGCGACGAGCACCTTTCCGTTGGGAAGCAGTGTCGCCGAGTTCTCCCAATGAACCACCGCCAGTGAGCCCGTGAGACTCCAGGTCCCCGAAGCCGGGTCATAGAGCTCCGCCGTCATTCCGCCCTGGACGAGTACCTTGCCATTTGGGAGGAGCGTCGCCGTGTGGCCGGCGCGCGGTTCCGTCATGGAGCCCGTCGCGCTCCAGGTGCCCGTGGCCGGGTCGTACAGCTCCGCCGTCGCAGTGTTGACGACCTGGCCCCGTCCTCCCGCGACGAGCACCTTCCCGTCGGGCAGCAGCGTCGCCGTGTGCCCATAGCGACAGTCGAGCATGAAGCCTGTCGCGCTCCAGGTATTCGAGGGCGGGTCGTACAGCTCCGCCGCGCTGCCGCAGGTGTGTCCCTGCTCCTGCCGTCCCCCGGCGACGAGCACCTTGCCGTCGGGCAGCAGCGTCGCCGTGCTGACCAGGCGAAACAAGTCGAAGGCCCTGGGAGCCGTCAGCGCCCACATCCCCGGCGTGGAGCAGGCCGGCAAGCCCGCCGCGGTGAAGCTCTGGGTGGCCGTGAGGCCAAAGGCATTCGTGACGGTGACGGTGATGGCCGGGGCCGCGACATCGAGACACGGAGGCGCCGTCCAGGTGATGCGGCTGTGTGTGGAGTCCCCGGTCGGCGTGCCTGGCGTGCCAGCGGTGGCTCCCCAGGAGAAGGTGAGCGCGGAGCCCTGCGGGTCGCTGGCGGCCACCTCGAAGGTGAGCACCTCTCCCGGGAGGGCCGTGTCCGAGGATCGATAGGAGCGCAGGACGACGGGCGCCAGGGGATTGGACGGAGGCGTGGTGCTGACACACAGGGCGACGGTGCCCGTGTTGTGCCCTCCGCGTCCGTCGGACACGGAGACGGTCAGGCGGCAGTTGTTGCAGGCCTCCGCGGGCACGTGCGAGGGCGTGAACCCAGCGGTGCTGGAGGACGCCCCCACCCAGGTGCCCGCGCACGAGGCGCTCCAGGCGTAGGTGAGGCTGTCTCCATCCAGGTCCGTGGCCAGCGCGGCGACGGTGGTCATCTGCCCCACGGCCAACCGCGTCGCCGTCGCCGTGATGGAGGACACCTGGGGAGTGCTGTTGAAGGAGATGGACAGCTCGGCCTCGCCCTCCCCTTCTGGCTGGACGTTGATGGACAGGGTGGCGCTGGAGGACAGGCCACGTGAGTCCGTCACCGTCACCGTGACCCTCTGGATGCCGGTGGCGGCGGGCGCCACCCACACGGCGAAGCCGTCGGAGATCGAGGAGAACACGCCCGCGGTGGCGCTCCACGCGTAGCTGAGCGTGTCCCCCGCGTTCGGATCATGCGCGGTGGCCCACAGGAAGAGCGAGCGTCCCGCTGGCACGGTGGTCGTGGAGGCCACCAGGGAGTCGATGAGCGGCGCTTCGTTCTCGAACGGCGGCGGCGGGTTGAGCTGCTGGAGGGTGATGGCGACGAAGGCCGTCTGGTTCGCGGCGATGGTGACGCCGGAGGCGGAGCCCGCGAAGAGCAGCGTGCCCGAGGCGTCATAGGCTCGCGCGGCGAAGGCACGGCCGGTGCCCGCGGGGATGTTGCCGATGGTGCCGCCCCACATGCCGTCGGTGGGGGCCAGGTCCACCCAGACGGTACGGATGTCCGGTCCGCCCGAGGCGACCGACACGCGGGCGATGGCGGTTGAGAGGGATTGTGGCACGGACACAGCGAAGCGCGCGGTCCCGGTGTCCCCGGAGGAATCCCCGCAGCCGGCGAGCAGCGCCGCCGTGAGCGTCAGCATCAGGTGAATGAATGCTCTTTTCATGTAGCCCCCCGTCGCGAACGTGATGCTCGCGAATCAACCGGAAGCGGATGGGCCTCGAGCGGGCCACGCTGGCAGCACCGACGAGCGCTCACCCTGCAAGCGATTGGACATGGACTATCCAGGCGGAAGGACTGCGCTGACCATGACCTGAAGAGGTGGGCCGTCGTCCTCTACGGGACGAAGCCTGGCCCTGCCGCTCGCGACGACACGCCGGTGCGACCTCCGCACGGGTGTCCGGAGTGTCTGGCATTGCCAACCCTCCTTTTTCGGCACCGCGTCCATCCCTGGCGCGGGTTCCAGTGGGCGGGAGGCGACGATGACAGGCATGAAGGCGTGGGCCATCGCGGTATGCGGCGTGGCGCTGGGCGCGGGCTGTGGCAAGGGTCCCATGGAGCCCTCCGGGGTGCAGGCCTCGGAGGCCTCGCTGGAGACGCGGCATGCCGGGGGCCAGACGCGCTGGGTGCGCCGGGGCGTGGGTTCTCCGGGAGGGGACGTCCTGCCGGGGGACGTCACCACGGACCGGGACGGCGCCAACATCGTCGTCGGCACGTACGAGGGCTCGCCGGACTTCGGCGGCGGCGCGCTGCCTGCGGTCGCCGCGGAGGCCGGGAACAACGCCTTCATCGTGAAGTACGCGCGCGACGGGCGGCTGCTGTGGTCCCATGGCTATGGCGCGGCGGCGGGAGCCCTCTTCCCGGACACCTATTTCGAGGTCGCCGCCACGGACCGCCAGCGCAACATCACCGTGCGGGGCAACACGTCACACCCGGTGGTGCTCGGCGGCGTCACGGTGACGGGCTTCTTCCTGGCGCAGTTCACGCGCGAGGGCGAGGTGCGCTGGGTGCGCAACCTGGGAGGCAACTACGACGGCACCTCCGGGCTGGCCGTCGACAGCGGGGACCACGTCATCCTCGCGGGCGCCGTGGAGGGGCCGGCGAACTTCGGCGGCGGCCCGCGCACCACCGGCCCCGTCTCCGCCTTCCTCGTGAAGTACACCCGCGACGGGGCCTGGCTGTGGGACCGCGTCTTCACCTCCCCGGCCACCGCCTCCCTCGGAGGCGTCGCCGTCGACGAGCAGGACCACATCTACATCGCCGGCTCCTTCGATGAAGCGACGGACTTCGGCGGAGGCCCGCTGCAGCCATCCGTGCCGGGCGTGGAGACGGCCGTGGTGGCCCGCTTCAGTCCGTCCGGACGGCATGTCTGGTCTCGCACGCTGGAGGACGCGACGGCCCTCAGCCGGTTCACCGACGTCGCGGTGCACGGCAACCGCGTGGTGCCCGTGGGCCGCTTCACGGGCCGCTTCGACTTCGGGGGGCGCACGTTCATCGCGCCCGCGGTGGGCAGCGCGGGCATGGTGCTCGCGATGACGCGCGACGGGGAGGACCGCTGGGGCCGCAAGCTGGGCTGGACCGTCTTCGAGGTGCGCTCGGACCACGAGGACCACATGACGGTGCTCGGCGTGGCCATGCCGGGGGACGACGTCGGCTCGGGCCCGCTGCCCCCAACGGCTTCCCTGTATGCCTTCGTCAACAAGTACGACCGCGTGGACGGAGCGCGCGACTGGGTGCGCACCTTCCCCGAGGAGACCACGCTCTTCAGCGGACTGTCCGTCTCGCGCGAGGGCGAGGTCGCCGTGACGGGCGGATTCCGCGGCCCGGTGGACTTCGGCACGGGGACCCTCCAGCCCACCACGCCGGACATCTTCGACCCGTTTCTCCTGAGCCTGTACCCGTGAGCCCTCGGAGGAGTTGCCGCCGGTGTCTTCGTTGGGATGAAGAGCAGGACGTCGCGCTCGCTACCGCGTAGAGTCTCCTCTCACCTTTCGACATGAGGACATCATGAAAGAGCAGATCATCTTCAACCTGGCGGTCAAGGACCTGGATAGATCCAAGGCCTTCTTTTCCGCTCTCGGCTTCAGCTTCAAGCCCCAATTCAGCAACGAGAGCGCGGCGTTCATGGACATCGTGGATGGCAGCATCCATGCCATGCTGACGACCGAAGCGTTCTTCAAGACGCTCACCAACAAGCCCGTCGCGCAGGCGAAGGACGCCAACGAGGTCGTCATCTGCCTGAACTGCGACAGCCGGGAGGAGGTGGACAGTCTGATCGCCAAGGCCGCCGCCGCTGGCGCTCGCATTCCGCATCCGCCCGAGGACAACGGCTTCATGTATGACCAGGGCTTCGAGGACCTCGACGGCCACCTGTGGAACCTGGTCTGGTCGGCGCCGCAGCCTTGATGCGGCCGGCCGGCCAGGCGGCGAGGAGGTGCGACGGACGACGCCAGAGGCCCGAGAAGGCCCCCCGTCGTCAGTCATAGGACGGCGCACCACCTGTCCGGCCCATGGGCGGCAATGCCTTCCATCCTGGATAGTCGCCCCAATCGCAAACAGGTGAGCCCTCTCGCGCGTCGCTCCAAGTCCTCTCATCCGCTGCGGTTGCTTCGCGAGCCTCACGCTCGCGGCGAGGGGGACGGACATGAAAAGAGCAGGCCTTCACCTGATGCTGGCGCTCGCGGTGGCGCTGTTCGCGGGCTGTGGGGACACGACAGGGGACACCGGGACGGCGCGCTTCGCCGTCTCGGTGCCGCAATCCCTCTCATCCGCCATCACCCGCGTCGCGGTCGCCTCGGGCGGGCCGGACATCCGCACCGTCTGGGTGGACCTGGCGCCCACGAATGGCGTGTGGGGCGGCACCATCGGCAACATCCCCGCCGGCACTGGCCGTGCCTTCGCCGCGCGGGCCTATGACGCCTCCGGCACCCTGCTCTTCGCGGGCTCCGCCTCCGGCGTCTCCATCCTCGCGGACCAGACGACCCTCGTCGCCATCACCCTCCAGCAGCTCAACCCACCACCGCCCTTCGACAACGAAGCGCCGCTCATCGACTACGTCGTTGCCAATCCCAGCACCGTGACGGCCGGAGGCACCGTCTCGCTGATCTCCTACGCGCATGACCCGAACCCGGAGG includes:
- a CDS encoding cytochrome-c peroxidase; translation: MSLLLTLGGALACEVAPAPGTLPSKPLVAGDAGDAKAQETPEAVQASAIFEATLREEATSAPNGLKPVERLGKLLFFDRRLSEPMGQACAVCHGPEVGWTGPSLLINLTGSVYEGAVRGRFGNRKPPSSAYATQAPILHRTAPGEATFVGGNFWDGRATGEELGNPAADQAQGPFLNPVEQNNPSEAAVVAKVCGGPYGDLFRAVWGANICGDVPRAYDDIARSIASYEASREVNAFSSKYDAFLAGRARLSPQERWGRELFEGKAHCDRCHPSQRGPGGEPPLFTDYTFENLGVPRNLLNPWYWQLQFNPDGPFWIDPGLGGFLQTRQDYAPFARVNLGKVKVPTLRNVDKRPFPAFTKAYMHNGSFKSLESVVHFYNTRDVLPACLGSASGAPGVDCWPLPEVGLNVNTQDVGDLGLSPQEEQALVAFMRTLSDGYSH
- a CDS encoding Kelch repeat-containing protein, which produces MKRAFIHLMLTLTAALLAGCGDSSGDTGTARFAVSVPQSLSTAIARVSVASGGPDIRTVWVDLAPTDGMWGGTIGNIPAGTGRAFAARAYDASGTLLFAGSASGVTIAANQTAFVAITLQQLNPPPPFENEAPLIDSLVASTTTVPAGRSLFLWATAHDPNAGDTLSYAWSATAGVFSSISDGFAVWVAPAATGIQRVTVTVTDSRGLSSSATLSINVQPEGEGEAELSISFNSTPQVSSITATATRLAVGQMTTVAALATDLDGDSLTYAWSASCAGTWVGASSSTAGFTPSHVPAEACNNCRLTVSVSDGRGGHNTGTVALCVSTTPPSNPLAPVVLRSYRSSDTALPGEVLTFEVAASDPQGSALTFSWGATAGTPGTPTGDSTHSRITWTAPPCLDVAAPAITVTVTNAFGLTATQSFTAAGLPACSTPGMWALTAPRAFDLFRLVSTATLLPDGKVLVAGGRQEQGHTCGSAAELYDPPSNTWSATGFMLDCRYGHTATLLPDGKVLVAGGRGQVVNTATAELYDPATGTWSATGSMTEPRAGHTATLLPNGKVLVQGGMTAELYDPASGTWSLTGSLAVVHWENSATLLPNGKVLVAGGRNLDGPLATVELYDPASGTWSLTGSLVAPASEWAALLPDGKVLVVEGTAAQLYSPTTGTWSLTGSPVEPLGGPMTLLLDGTVLVTGSAQGGTLTTAERYDPASGTWSTTGSMIEPRSPGEFTATLLPDGKVLAVGGNYTSTSSELYTP
- a CDS encoding VOC family protein is translated as MKEQIIFNLAVKDLDRSKAFFSALGFSFKPQFSNESAAFMDIVDGSIHAMLTTEAFFKTLTNKPVAQAKDANEVVICLNCDSREEVDSLIAKAAAAGARIPHPPEDNGFMYDQGFEDLDGHLWNLVWSAPQP